The following are encoded together in the Planctobacterium marinum genome:
- the rnd gene encoding ribonuclease D, with protein sequence MEFQIISENGELATYCQQSKGVEFISLDTEFVRTKTWYPQCGLIQINNGKQIVLVDPLTVSDWSPLVEILIDPDVVKVLHSPSEDFEVFYRLLGVYPAPIFDTQFAACLVGLGNTLGYAKLIQDLLGVEVDKGESRTDWLRRPLSATQLQYAAYDVLYLHQVYPILKEKIVAIERFDWVLQEMESLANRKRANLQPQHRYLLVKNNWQLQPRCLAVLQDLAAWRYQTAVEQDLAANFVIKETAMLEIAKRVPKSLSKLAALNVLSGKELRIHGERIIEIVLQSSQRDEEDLPPKVRRLMDIKAYKKISQSIRNECLTIAEELNIAPEVLASKKQINQFLKYLWFDTEECKLQGVKPDLCCGWRYELLADVLSEYQ encoded by the coding sequence ATGGAATTTCAAATAATTAGTGAAAACGGAGAACTGGCGACGTATTGTCAGCAATCCAAGGGCGTAGAGTTCATCTCCCTCGATACCGAGTTTGTGCGCACAAAAACCTGGTATCCCCAGTGCGGTCTTATTCAGATAAATAACGGTAAGCAAATTGTACTGGTTGATCCGTTAACGGTTAGCGACTGGTCACCCTTAGTTGAAATTCTGATTGATCCGGATGTTGTAAAGGTTTTGCATTCTCCTTCAGAAGATTTTGAGGTGTTTTACCGATTATTAGGGGTTTACCCAGCCCCTATCTTCGACACTCAGTTCGCAGCTTGTCTGGTAGGACTCGGTAATACCTTGGGGTACGCCAAGTTGATACAAGATTTGTTAGGCGTTGAGGTGGACAAAGGTGAGTCACGCACTGATTGGTTACGCCGCCCCTTGAGTGCTACGCAATTGCAGTATGCTGCCTATGATGTTCTTTATTTGCATCAGGTTTACCCAATTTTAAAAGAAAAGATTGTCGCTATTGAGCGTTTTGATTGGGTGCTCCAGGAGATGGAGTCTTTGGCAAATAGAAAGCGGGCTAATTTACAACCTCAGCATCGTTATTTGTTGGTGAAAAATAACTGGCAATTGCAGCCACGGTGTTTAGCCGTGTTACAAGACCTCGCTGCATGGCGCTACCAAACCGCAGTGGAACAGGACCTGGCGGCAAATTTTGTGATTAAAGAAACTGCGATGCTGGAAATTGCTAAACGAGTGCCCAAATCCCTTAGTAAGCTAGCCGCCCTGAATGTGCTGTCAGGCAAGGAATTACGCATTCATGGGGAACGGATAATTGAAATCGTTTTGCAATCAAGTCAGCGAGATGAGGAGGATTTACCACCTAAAGTACGCCGCTTAATGGACATCAAGGCGTATAAGAAGATTAGTCAGAGTATTCGCAACGAATGCCTGACCATTGCTGAAGAATTGAACATTGCCCCGGAAGTATTGGCTTCCAAAAAACAAATCAATCAGTTTCTGAAATATTTATGGTTCGATACGGAAGAATGTAAACTGCAGGGTGTTAAACCCGATCTGTGTTGTGGCTGGCGTTACGAGCTGCTGGCTGACGTACTGAGTGAATATCAATAA
- a CDS encoding YcgL domain-containing protein: MLCAIYKSSKKNETYLYVEKRDDFSRVPEPLLATFGKPQFVMLFNLAGDKQLVRIGNEKVKSALTEQGFYLQLPPKTESLLVQHRAALKGAGDE; the protein is encoded by the coding sequence ATGCTTTGTGCAATATATAAAAGTAGTAAAAAAAACGAAACATACCTCTATGTTGAAAAACGCGATGATTTTAGTCGCGTGCCAGAGCCATTATTAGCCACATTCGGAAAGCCACAATTTGTTATGCTGTTTAATCTTGCAGGTGATAAACAACTGGTCAGGATAGGCAATGAAAAAGTGAAAAGCGCATTGACTGAGCAAGGCTTTTATTTGCAGTTACCGCCCAAAACAGAGAGTTTGCTGGTACAACATCGCGCTGCGCTAAAAGGGGCCGGTGATGAGTAA